The Oreochromis niloticus isolate F11D_XX linkage group LG15, O_niloticus_UMD_NMBU, whole genome shotgun sequence genome includes a region encoding these proteins:
- the LOC100695462 gene encoding snake venom vascular endothelial growth factor toxin VR-1' isoform X2 has product MQTFLAILQLLLVLQRVPAQMSDLQDEEGPNTVIPLSEVMAKCSCQVMDQLVYVYDEYPQSVENMYLPHCVVVRRCSGYCSDEGFKCLPTLERNTTLQLTIRFHEPPVVELTFLEHQQCECRKPDNLQYYERSVIKSQQQQQQVH; this is encoded by the exons atgcaAACTTTCCTCGCAATCCTGCAGCTTCTGCTGGTTCTTCAGCGGGTACCTGCGCAG ATGTCCGACCTTCAAGATGAAGAGGGTCCCAATACAG TAATTCCGTTGTCTGAGGTGATGGCAAAGTGCTCGTGTCAGGTCATGGACCAGCTGGTGTATGTGTACGATGAGTACCCCCAGTCGGTGGAGAACATGTACTTACCTCATTGTGTGGTGGTTCGCCGATGCTCTGGTTACTGTTCGGATGAGGGCTTCAAGTGCCTTCCTACCCTCGAACGCAACACCACTCTGCAG ctGACGATTCGTTTCCACGAACCCCCTGTGGTGGAGCTCACATTTCTAGAACATCAGCAGTGCGAATGCAG AAAACCTGATAATCTTCAGTATTATGAAAGATCAGTaattaagtca cagcagcagcagcagcaagtccATTGA
- the LOC100695462 gene encoding placenta growth factor isoform X3: protein MQTFLAILQLLLVLQRVPAQMSDLQDEEGPNTVIPLSEVMAKCSCQVMDQLVYVYDEYPQSVENMYLPHCVVVRRCSGYCSDEGFKCLPTLERNTTLQLTIRFHEPPVVELTFLEHQQCECRKPDNLQYYERSVIKSQQQQQVH, encoded by the exons atgcaAACTTTCCTCGCAATCCTGCAGCTTCTGCTGGTTCTTCAGCGGGTACCTGCGCAG ATGTCCGACCTTCAAGATGAAGAGGGTCCCAATACAG TAATTCCGTTGTCTGAGGTGATGGCAAAGTGCTCGTGTCAGGTCATGGACCAGCTGGTGTATGTGTACGATGAGTACCCCCAGTCGGTGGAGAACATGTACTTACCTCATTGTGTGGTGGTTCGCCGATGCTCTGGTTACTGTTCGGATGAGGGCTTCAAGTGCCTTCCTACCCTCGAACGCAACACCACTCTGCAG ctGACGATTCGTTTCCACGAACCCCCTGTGGTGGAGCTCACATTTCTAGAACATCAGCAGTGCGAATGCAG AAAACCTGATAATCTTCAGTATTATGAAAGATCAGTaattaagtca cagcagcagcagcaagtccATTGA
- the LOC100695462 gene encoding snake venom vascular endothelial growth factor toxin VR-1' isoform X1, translating into MQTFLAILQLLLVLQRVPAQMSDLQDEEGPNTVIPLSEVMAKCSCQVMDQLVYVYDEYPQSVENMYLPHCVVVRRCSGYCSDEGFKCLPTLERNTTLQLTIRFHEPPVVELTFLEHQQCECRKPDNLQYYERSVINSSSKSIESRPRRRKQTKKWL; encoded by the exons atgcaAACTTTCCTCGCAATCCTGCAGCTTCTGCTGGTTCTTCAGCGGGTACCTGCGCAG ATGTCCGACCTTCAAGATGAAGAGGGTCCCAATACAG TAATTCCGTTGTCTGAGGTGATGGCAAAGTGCTCGTGTCAGGTCATGGACCAGCTGGTGTATGTGTACGATGAGTACCCCCAGTCGGTGGAGAACATGTACTTACCTCATTGTGTGGTGGTTCGCCGATGCTCTGGTTACTGTTCGGATGAGGGCTTCAAGTGCCTTCCTACCCTCGAACGCAACACCACTCTGCAG ctGACGATTCGTTTCCACGAACCCCCTGTGGTGGAGCTCACATTTCTAGAACATCAGCAGTGCGAATGCAG AAAACCTGATAATCTTCAGTATTATGAAAGATCAGTaattaa cagcagcagcaagtccATTGAGAGCAGACCTCGGAGGAGGAAACAAACGAAGAAATGGCTGTAG
- the LOC100695462 gene encoding vascular endothelial growth factor A isoform X5 translates to MKRVPIQVMDQLVYVYDEYPQSVENMYLPHCVVVRRCSGYCSDEGFKCLPTLERNTTLQLTIRFHEPPVVELTFLEHQQCECRKPDNLQYYERSVINSSSKSIESRPRRRKQTKKWL, encoded by the exons ATGAAGAGGGTCCCAATACAG GTCATGGACCAGCTGGTGTATGTGTACGATGAGTACCCCCAGTCGGTGGAGAACATGTACTTACCTCATTGTGTGGTGGTTCGCCGATGCTCTGGTTACTGTTCGGATGAGGGCTTCAAGTGCCTTCCTACCCTCGAACGCAACACCACTCTGCAG ctGACGATTCGTTTCCACGAACCCCCTGTGGTGGAGCTCACATTTCTAGAACATCAGCAGTGCGAATGCAG AAAACCTGATAATCTTCAGTATTATGAAAGATCAGTaattaa cagcagcagcaagtccATTGAGAGCAGACCTCGGAGGAGGAAACAAACGAAGAAATGGCTGTAG
- the LOC100695462 gene encoding vascular endothelial growth factor A isoform X4 — MKRVPIQVMAKCSCQVMDQLVYVYDEYPQSVENMYLPHCVVVRRCSGYCSDEGFKCLPTLERNTTLQLTIRFHEPPVVELTFLEHQQCECRKPDNLQYYERSVINSSSKSIESRPRRRKQTKKWL; from the exons ATGAAGAGGGTCCCAATACAG GTGATGGCAAAGTGCTCGTGTCAGGTCATGGACCAGCTGGTGTATGTGTACGATGAGTACCCCCAGTCGGTGGAGAACATGTACTTACCTCATTGTGTGGTGGTTCGCCGATGCTCTGGTTACTGTTCGGATGAGGGCTTCAAGTGCCTTCCTACCCTCGAACGCAACACCACTCTGCAG ctGACGATTCGTTTCCACGAACCCCCTGTGGTGGAGCTCACATTTCTAGAACATCAGCAGTGCGAATGCAG AAAACCTGATAATCTTCAGTATTATGAAAGATCAGTaattaa cagcagcagcaagtccATTGAGAGCAGACCTCGGAGGAGGAAACAAACGAAGAAATGGCTGTAG